In Vicinamibacterales bacterium, one DNA window encodes the following:
- a CDS encoding biotin--[acetyl-CoA-carboxylase] ligase has product MVYAPEVGSTNDLAAAAAERGAPEGTTFVAGAQTAGRGRLGRSWFSPPGSGLYCSIVIRRTAAAPWITLAAGVAVAEGIRRATGLPLQIKWPNDIVAVDGAGFKARRKIAGLLAEASSGPQGIQHIVLGIGINLSPSAFPPELSGRAGSIEGELGRPVDAGPILAAVLAALNGTLAELDASGPERLRARWLALAPSAHGAPIAWDGPSGPLTGVTAGIDADGALLARTGEGLARIIAGEVRWA; this is encoded by the coding sequence ATGGTCTACGCGCCGGAAGTCGGCTCGACCAACGATCTCGCCGCTGCCGCGGCGGAGCGGGGGGCACCCGAGGGGACGACGTTCGTGGCGGGCGCGCAGACGGCGGGGCGCGGGCGGCTGGGACGGTCCTGGTTCTCGCCCCCCGGCAGCGGGTTGTACTGCTCGATCGTGATCCGCCGGACTGCCGCCGCGCCGTGGATCACGCTTGCCGCCGGGGTCGCCGTGGCGGAAGGCATCCGTCGCGCCACCGGTCTTCCGCTGCAGATCAAGTGGCCCAACGACATCGTGGCGGTCGACGGCGCCGGGTTCAAGGCGCGGCGCAAGATCGCCGGGCTGCTGGCCGAGGCGTCGTCGGGCCCGCAGGGAATCCAGCACATCGTGCTGGGCATCGGCATCAACCTTTCGCCGTCGGCGTTTCCTCCGGAGCTGTCGGGGCGCGCGGGATCGATCGAAGGGGAGCTCGGACGGCCGGTCGACGCGGGCCCCATCCTTGCGGCCGTCCTGGCGGCGCTGAACGGGACGCTGGCGGAGCTGGACGCGTCGGGTCCTGAAAGGCTGCGGGCGCGCTGGCTCGCGCTGGCGCCCTCGGCGCACGGGGCGCCGATTGCGTGGGACGGACCGTCCGGGCCGCTGACCGGCGTGACGGCGGGGATCGACGCCGACGGTGCGCTGCTGGCGCGCACCGGCGAGGGCCTCGCGCGCATCATCGCGGGTGAGGTACGCTGGGCCTGA
- a CDS encoding response regulator: MPHKLLLADDSVTIQRVIELTFADEDVQVTAVGNGQEAIDRVQRDRPDIVLADVGMPERNGYEVAAFVKGNPSTAHIPVVLLTGAFEPVDEGRARAVGCDGVLVKPFEPQIVISRVKDLLAGRAPAGMWNAPPAAQGPVRQPPDSNLRAPAPAAAPSSDPLEAYFDRLDAAFASSGSGGSAADPFAGVPPSNGGGATTRETIPLSRRPAPGEAPAAQRDPFSDWDPDLKGDPAPPAPETRSPQKLTVAAPPAAAPPAAPPPPSMAASAPPPAAASHPAPAPPAQPAALPASLVDAFAALLAAEQKIGLAPSAAPPPSAGAAPTPPEPPPITDEMIDEISSRVLARLSADARPSILDVAERLVREEIERIKKNA; encoded by the coding sequence ATGCCTCACAAGCTCCTGCTGGCGGACGACAGCGTCACCATCCAGCGCGTCATCGAGCTGACGTTCGCGGACGAGGATGTGCAGGTCACCGCCGTCGGGAACGGACAGGAGGCGATCGACCGCGTGCAGCGCGACCGGCCGGACATCGTCCTCGCCGACGTGGGCATGCCCGAGCGGAACGGCTACGAAGTCGCGGCGTTCGTGAAGGGGAACCCGTCGACGGCGCACATCCCCGTGGTGCTGCTGACCGGCGCGTTCGAGCCGGTCGACGAGGGGCGGGCGCGCGCCGTGGGCTGCGACGGCGTCCTGGTGAAGCCGTTCGAACCGCAGATCGTCATCAGCCGGGTGAAGGATCTGCTCGCGGGACGCGCTCCCGCCGGCATGTGGAACGCGCCGCCGGCGGCGCAGGGGCCGGTACGGCAGCCGCCGGACTCGAATCTGCGCGCCCCGGCGCCGGCCGCCGCGCCGTCGAGCGATCCGCTCGAAGCCTATTTCGATCGGCTGGACGCCGCGTTCGCGTCGTCCGGCAGCGGCGGATCCGCCGCGGATCCGTTTGCCGGCGTCCCACCGTCGAACGGCGGCGGCGCCACGACGCGCGAGACGATTCCCCTGTCGCGGCGCCCCGCGCCGGGCGAGGCGCCGGCCGCTCAGCGCGACCCGTTCTCGGACTGGGACCCGGATCTCAAGGGGGATCCGGCGCCGCCGGCGCCGGAGACGCGGTCCCCGCAGAAGCTGACGGTCGCCGCGCCGCCTGCGGCCGCTCCGCCGGCCGCCCCGCCGCCCCCGTCGATGGCGGCATCCGCGCCGCCGCCGGCCGCCGCATCGCATCCGGCACCGGCTCCGCCGGCGCAGCCCGCCGCGCTGCCCGCGTCGCTGGTCGACGCGTTCGCGGCGCTGCTCGCCGCGGAACAGAAGATCGGGCTCGCGCCATCGGCCGCGCCGCCGCCGTCCGCCGGCGCCGCCCCGACTCCGCCGGAGCCGCCGCCGATCACCGACGAGATGATCGACGAGATCTCGTCGCGCGTGCTCGCGCGGTTGAGCGCCGACGCCCGTCCGTCCATCCTCGACGTCGCCGAGCGCCTGGTGCGCGAGGAGATCGAGCGCATCAAGAAGAACGCCTGA
- the nadC gene encoding carboxylating nicotinate-nucleotide diphosphorylase, translating to MKTIPFQPLDPALYREIVRRALAEDLGWGDVTTEATVPPDVRARGIILVKSPCVIAGLDVAAEAFLQLDPGCSFERKRKDGDRCRPGDVVAELHGQAAAMLTAERTALNFLQRLSGIATLTRTFVEAANGAITVLDTRKTTPTLRALEKYAVRAGAGTNHRAGLDDGVLIKDNHVRLAGGVREAVRRMKDADPEMPIEVEAQSLEQIDEALEAGADIILFDNLPIDAIREGVRRVGGRAKVELSGGVTLERLPELAKTGATYVSVGALTHSAPAADLSFELEPER from the coding sequence ATGAAGACCATACCGTTCCAGCCGCTCGACCCGGCGCTCTACCGCGAAATCGTGCGGCGCGCGCTGGCCGAAGACCTGGGATGGGGGGATGTGACGACCGAAGCGACCGTGCCGCCCGACGTGCGCGCCCGCGGCATCATCCTGGTGAAGTCTCCCTGCGTCATCGCCGGCCTCGACGTCGCGGCAGAAGCGTTCCTCCAGCTCGATCCCGGCTGCAGCTTCGAGCGGAAACGCAAGGACGGCGATCGCTGCCGGCCCGGCGACGTGGTCGCCGAGCTGCACGGCCAGGCGGCGGCGATGCTCACCGCGGAGCGCACCGCGCTCAATTTCCTGCAGCGCCTCTCCGGCATCGCCACGCTGACCCGCACGTTCGTCGAGGCCGCGAACGGCGCGATCACCGTGCTCGATACGCGCAAGACGACGCCGACGCTGCGCGCGCTCGAGAAGTACGCGGTCCGCGCCGGCGCCGGCACCAACCACCGGGCGGGGCTGGACGACGGCGTGCTGATCAAGGACAACCACGTCCGGCTCGCCGGCGGCGTGCGCGAGGCCGTCAGGCGGATGAAGGACGCGGACCCCGAGATGCCGATCGAAGTGGAGGCGCAAAGCCTCGAGCAGATCGACGAGGCGCTCGAGGCAGGCGCCGACATCATCCTCTTCGACAACCTGCCGATCGACGCGATCCGCGAAGGCGTCCGCCGTGTGGGCGGCCGGGCGAAGGTCGAGCTCTCCGGAGGCGTCACGCTCGAACGCCTGCCCGAACTCGCGAAAACCGGGGCGACGTACGTCTCGGTCGGCGCGCTGACCCACTCGGCGCCGGCCGCGGATCTCAGCTTCGAGCTGGAACCGGAAAGATAG
- a CDS encoding type III pantothenate kinase: protein MLVALDVGNTNVTIGVFDGERLAHSWRLAALRERTADELGIFVTRLFEQAHVPIASVHAIAVASVVPPLTRPMEEMCERYFHRTALVVDATNAGMPVRYTPAGDVGADRIVNAVAAWDKYGRAASAPLIVVDFGTGTTFDAVSAAGEYLGGVICPGINISAEALFQRAARLPRVEVRKPRAVIGQNTVEAMQSGLFFGYVEMVDGLVRRMRTELQAGDRAVIIATGGLAEVISGESTSIQYVDANLTLEGLRLIWERTHS from the coding sequence ATGCTGGTAGCGCTGGACGTCGGCAACACCAACGTGACCATCGGCGTGTTCGACGGCGAGCGGCTGGCGCACAGCTGGCGCCTGGCCGCGCTGCGCGAGCGCACCGCCGACGAGCTCGGAATCTTCGTCACCCGGCTGTTCGAGCAGGCCCACGTGCCGATCGCGTCGGTGCACGCCATCGCGGTCGCGTCCGTGGTGCCGCCGCTGACGCGGCCGATGGAAGAGATGTGCGAGCGGTACTTCCATCGCACCGCGCTGGTGGTCGACGCGACCAACGCCGGCATGCCGGTCCGCTACACTCCCGCGGGGGACGTCGGTGCGGATCGGATCGTCAACGCGGTGGCCGCATGGGACAAGTACGGCCGCGCCGCGTCGGCGCCGCTGATCGTGGTCGATTTCGGCACCGGCACCACGTTCGACGCGGTGTCCGCCGCGGGCGAGTACCTCGGCGGGGTCATCTGCCCCGGCATCAACATCTCGGCGGAAGCGCTGTTCCAGCGCGCCGCGCGGCTCCCGCGCGTCGAGGTGCGGAAGCCGCGGGCGGTGATCGGCCAGAACACCGTCGAGGCGATGCAGTCGGGATTGTTCTTCGGCTACGTCGAGATGGTCGACGGCCTCGTGCGGCGGATGCGGACCGAGCTGCAGGCCGGCGACCGCGCGGTCATCATCGCCACCGGCGGCCTCGCGGAGGTCATTTCCGGCGAGAGTACGTCCATCCAGTACGTGGACGCGAACCTCACGCTGGAGGGGCTGCGGTTGATCTGGGAGCGCACCCATTCGTGA
- the valS gene encoding valine--tRNA ligase: MTHPVRVPEKPALEGLEPKWMQRWEEAGVYRFDRTRPRADVFAIDTPPPTVSGSLHVGHVFSYTHTDVVARFHRMRGKAVFYPMGWDDNGLPTERRVQNYFGVRCDPSLPYDPSFAPPEKPGKQAISVSRPNFVELCARLTAEDEKAFEALWRYLGLSVDWAMTYATIDQASRRISQVSFLRLLQKGLAYQLEAPTLWDIDFRTAVAQAELEDREQPGAYHRIEFARGDGGGAVAIETTRPELIPACVALVAHPDDERYKPLFGSDVITPLFGVRVPVRPHELADPEKGSGIAMICTFGDLTDVIWWRALSLPVRAIIGVNGALKPVTWGTEGWESADPGRAQQAYDQLANLSAAKARTRIVELLRESGALIGDPRPITHAVKFYEKGDRPLEIVTSRQWFVKTMAFRDVLLARASELQWHPPYMQARLENWINGLNGDWCISRQRFFGVPLPVWYPVLADGSLDYAHPILPPEERLPIDPSTDVPDGYRAEQRDRPGGFSGDLDIMDTWATSSLSPQIAGRWLDDPDLFARVFPMDVRPQAHDIIRTWLFSTVLRSEFEFGTLPWRNAAISGWVLDPDRKKMSKSKGNVVTPMGLLEEHGADGVRYWAASGRPGTDTAFDPAQMKVGRRLAIKLLNASKFVLARPEPRGPITHPLDVGLLANLAPLVREATERLERDYDYTWVLQKTETFFWDFCDNYLELVKARRYGDFGEAAAGSANSAMLLALSTIQRLLAPFLPFVTEEVWSWWQPGSVHRAAWPGEADITAAIGSGTADARALYTETTAMLGAIRKSRSELGFSGATQFDRVRVRTGEDLNSRLGPVRAELRTAVRADELEFVQDQGLAAADVQFFPKAQEKGA, translated from the coding sequence ATGACCCATCCCGTTCGCGTGCCCGAGAAGCCAGCACTCGAGGGGCTCGAACCGAAGTGGATGCAGCGCTGGGAAGAGGCCGGCGTCTATCGCTTCGATCGCACGCGGCCCCGCGCCGACGTGTTCGCCATCGACACGCCGCCGCCGACCGTCAGCGGATCGCTGCACGTCGGCCATGTCTTCTCCTACACCCATACCGACGTCGTCGCGCGGTTCCATCGCATGCGCGGCAAGGCGGTGTTCTACCCGATGGGGTGGGACGACAACGGCCTGCCGACCGAGCGCCGCGTGCAGAACTACTTCGGCGTGCGCTGCGATCCGTCGCTGCCGTACGACCCCTCGTTCGCCCCGCCCGAAAAGCCGGGCAAGCAGGCGATCTCCGTTTCGCGCCCCAACTTCGTCGAGCTGTGCGCGCGGCTGACCGCGGAGGACGAGAAGGCCTTCGAGGCGCTGTGGCGCTATCTCGGGCTGTCGGTGGACTGGGCGATGACCTACGCCACCATCGACCAGGCGTCGCGGCGGATCTCGCAGGTGTCGTTCCTGCGCCTGTTGCAGAAAGGGCTGGCCTACCAGCTCGAGGCGCCGACCTTGTGGGACATCGACTTCCGCACCGCGGTCGCCCAGGCGGAGCTGGAGGATCGCGAGCAGCCTGGCGCGTACCACCGCATCGAGTTCGCGCGCGGCGACGGCGGCGGGGCAGTCGCGATCGAGACGACGCGCCCAGAGCTCATCCCCGCGTGCGTCGCGCTGGTGGCGCATCCCGACGATGAGCGCTACAAGCCGCTGTTCGGCAGCGACGTGATCACGCCGCTGTTCGGCGTGCGCGTGCCGGTGCGCCCGCACGAGCTCGCCGATCCCGAAAAGGGATCCGGCATCGCGATGATCTGCACGTTCGGCGATCTCACCGACGTGATCTGGTGGCGCGCGCTGTCGCTGCCGGTGCGCGCGATCATCGGCGTCAACGGCGCGCTGAAACCGGTGACCTGGGGGACGGAGGGCTGGGAGTCCGCGGACCCCGGCCGCGCGCAGCAGGCGTACGATCAGCTCGCGAACCTCTCCGCGGCGAAGGCCCGGACGCGCATCGTCGAGCTGCTCCGCGAGAGCGGCGCGCTGATCGGCGATCCGCGGCCGATCACCCATGCCGTCAAGTTCTACGAGAAAGGGGATCGTCCGCTCGAGATCGTCACCAGCCGGCAGTGGTTCGTGAAGACCATGGCGTTCCGCGACGTGCTGCTCGCCCGCGCCAGCGAGCTGCAGTGGCATCCGCCCTACATGCAGGCGCGGCTGGAGAACTGGATCAACGGCCTCAACGGCGACTGGTGCATCAGCCGCCAGCGCTTCTTCGGCGTGCCGCTGCCCGTCTGGTACCCGGTGCTCGCCGACGGCAGCCTCGATTACGCCCATCCAATCCTGCCGCCGGAAGAGCGCCTCCCGATCGATCCGTCGACCGACGTGCCCGACGGCTACCGCGCCGAGCAGCGCGATCGGCCGGGCGGGTTCAGCGGCGATCTCGACATCATGGATACCTGGGCGACCTCTTCGCTCTCGCCGCAGATTGCGGGACGCTGGCTCGACGATCCGGATCTGTTCGCCCGCGTGTTCCCGATGGACGTGCGGCCGCAGGCGCACGACATCATCCGCACCTGGCTGTTCTCCACCGTGCTCCGCTCGGAGTTCGAGTTCGGCACGCTGCCGTGGCGGAACGCGGCGATCTCGGGCTGGGTGCTCGACCCCGATCGCAAGAAGATGTCGAAGTCCAAGGGGAACGTCGTCACGCCGATGGGACTGCTCGAAGAGCACGGCGCGGACGGCGTGCGCTACTGGGCGGCGAGCGGGCGCCCCGGGACCGACACCGCCTTCGACCCGGCGCAGATGAAGGTCGGACGGCGGCTCGCGATCAAGCTGCTGAACGCATCGAAGTTCGTGCTGGCGCGGCCGGAGCCGCGCGGCCCGATCACGCATCCGCTCGATGTCGGCCTGCTCGCGAACCTGGCTCCGCTGGTCAGAGAGGCGACCGAACGGCTCGAGCGGGACTACGACTACACCTGGGTGCTGCAGAAGACCGAGACGTTCTTCTGGGATTTCTGCGACAACTATCTCGAGCTGGTGAAGGCGCGGCGGTACGGAGATTTCGGCGAAGCGGCGGCGGGGTCGGCGAACTCGGCGATGCTGCTCGCGCTCTCGACCATCCAGCGGCTGCTCGCGCCGTTCCTGCCGTTTGTGACCGAGGAGGTGTGGTCCTGGTGGCAGCCGGGCAGCGTGCACCGGGCGGCGTGGCCGGGCGAGGCCGACATCACCGCCGCGATCGGCAGCGGCACCGCAGACGCCCGCGCGCTCTACACGGAGACGACCGCCATGCTCGGGGCCATACGCAAGAGTCGTTCTGAACTGGGCTTCTCGGGCGCCACTCAGTTCGATCGTGTTCGTGTCCGGACCGGCGAGGACCTCAATTCAAGACTCGGCCCCGTGCGTGCGGAGCTGCGCACCGCCGTCCGCGCGGACGAGCTCGAGTTCGTGCAGGATCAGGGGCTGGCCGCGGCGGACGTCCAGTTCTTCCCGAAAGCACAGGAGAAGGGCGCGTGA